In one window of Frigoriglobus tundricola DNA:
- a CDS encoding response regulator yields MAGPPFVLVVDDSMTIRRQTQMLLSAYRVETRNSARGALELLGTERPDVVLLDDHLPDTVVTEFLARLESDEVLRRVPVIVMTERGGGEPAAPGHEHRSVVGVLVKPLSADALLEAVEAAVLAGAVADPGSGPTPAQVEAVARALAGTFARALAKVPDWERARGPPPRASTSASAVHGPGGRSGRGPAPRRGGVRGAAPAARAVAVWDTQPGVRPELTGWFGRWYRLQTIDLALAADPLDAVARARPMGAVVSAETVGVERCARVVQQLAGAVPDRALVVTCAPANKNRAGDWWAAGAGAVLVKPFALRALEPVLVRECPAVH; encoded by the coding sequence ATGGCGGGGCCGCCCTTCGTCCTGGTCGTCGATGACAGCATGACGATCCGGCGCCAGACGCAGATGCTCCTCAGCGCCTACCGGGTGGAAACGCGGAACAGCGCGCGGGGCGCGCTGGAGCTGCTCGGCACCGAGCGCCCGGACGTCGTCCTGCTGGACGATCACCTGCCCGACACCGTCGTCACGGAGTTCCTGGCGCGGCTGGAATCCGACGAGGTGCTCCGCCGGGTGCCGGTCATCGTGATGACCGAGCGGGGCGGCGGGGAGCCGGCCGCGCCGGGCCACGAGCACCGGTCGGTGGTCGGGGTCCTGGTCAAGCCGCTGAGCGCCGACGCGCTACTCGAAGCGGTCGAGGCCGCGGTGCTGGCGGGCGCCGTCGCGGACCCGGGCTCCGGGCCGACGCCGGCGCAGGTGGAGGCGGTCGCCCGGGCCCTGGCCGGCACGTTCGCGCGGGCCCTGGCGAAGGTCCCGGACTGGGAACGCGCCCGGGGGCCGCCGCCGCGAGCGAGTACTTCCGCGAGCGCTGTTCACGGGCCGGGCGGTCGCAGCGGTCGCGGCCCGGCTCCTCGGCGAGGGGGCGTTCGGGGCGCGGCCCCGGCGGCCCGGGCGGTCGCCGTTTGGGACACGCAGCCCGGCGTCAGACCGGAGCTGACGGGCTGGTTCGGGCGCTGGTACCGGCTCCAGACCATCGACCTGGCGCTCGCCGCCGATCCGCTCGACGCGGTGGCCCGCGCGCGCCCGATGGGGGCCGTCGTCAGCGCCGAGACCGTCGGGGTGGAGCGGTGCGCCCGCGTCGTCCAGCAACTGGCCGGCGCGGTGCCGGACCGCGCCCTTGTGGTGACGTGTGCCCCCGCCAACAAGAACCGGGCCGGGGACTGGTGGGCCGCCGGGGCCGGGGCCGTACTCGTCAAGCCGTTCGCGCTGCGCGCACTGGAGCCGGTCCTCGTTCGCGAGTGCCCGGCCGTTCACTGA
- a CDS encoding phosphatase domain-containing putative toxin, with the protein MSEPTAPAETVLQLRGYGVAFGEQTVLSGVTLSVPARGAVALLGPVCTGKSTLLRSLAGFNDSQPSFRWWGTVTYAGGPLGRAERPALVSQNARLLLDTVFENLASGLPERNALTRAQQHDVIVRLLERAGLGVLTGGLTREVIGLPLGLQRRLAVTRTAAANPRLLLLDEPTAGLPDDAAGALLDLIRAEAGRRAILMVTHNQEHARAVASRVALLASGRVCEEGATDRFFRAPQSDLAQQFVRTGSCPTTDPAAPAGAPDAAPDEHPAPGPVPPAAYGPRGFHWLKPGRLGGTPRPGILYDVRYDLEALKRVGVRVLVTLEEEPFDPHLLREYDIEPLFVPVPDMGAPSVATTRALCARIEQYLQCETTVAIHCRAGLGRTGTQLACQLIWEGCSPLAALERVRQIEPRWVQSDAQVQHLKVFARALWGEAERRTRD; encoded by the coding sequence ATGTCTGAGCCAACCGCGCCCGCCGAGACCGTGCTGCAGCTCCGGGGCTACGGGGTGGCGTTCGGGGAGCAAACCGTGCTCTCCGGCGTCACCCTGTCCGTACCGGCGCGCGGCGCGGTCGCCCTGCTGGGGCCGGTCTGTACGGGCAAGTCCACGCTCCTGCGGTCCCTCGCCGGCTTCAACGACTCGCAGCCGTCCTTCCGGTGGTGGGGAACCGTGACCTACGCCGGGGGGCCGCTGGGCCGGGCCGAGCGGCCCGCGCTCGTGTCGCAGAACGCGCGCCTCCTGCTCGACACCGTGTTCGAGAACCTCGCCTCCGGGCTCCCGGAGCGCAACGCGCTCACGCGCGCCCAACAGCACGACGTGATCGTCCGGCTGTTGGAGCGGGCCGGGCTCGGGGTGCTAACCGGGGGCCTCACGCGGGAGGTGATCGGGCTCCCGCTCGGGCTCCAGCGGCGCCTGGCGGTCACGCGGACCGCGGCCGCGAACCCCCGGCTGCTCCTGCTCGACGAACCGACGGCGGGGCTGCCGGACGACGCCGCGGGCGCCCTGCTGGACCTCATCCGCGCGGAAGCGGGGCGCCGCGCGATCCTCATGGTCACCCACAACCAGGAGCACGCGCGGGCCGTCGCCTCGAGGGTCGCCCTCCTGGCCAGCGGCCGCGTGTGCGAGGAGGGGGCGACCGACCGCTTCTTCCGCGCCCCGCAATCGGACCTCGCGCAACAGTTCGTCCGGACGGGCAGCTGCCCGACCACCGATCCCGCGGCCCCGGCCGGCGCTCCGGACGCCGCTCCGGACGAGCACCCGGCCCCGGGTCCGGTCCCCCCCGCCGCCTACGGCCCCCGCGGGTTCCACTGGCTGAAGCCGGGGCGGCTTGGCGGCACCCCCCGCCCGGGCATCCTCTACGACGTCCGGTACGATCTCGAGGCGCTCAAACGGGTCGGGGTCCGGGTTCTGGTGACGCTCGAGGAGGAGCCCTTCGACCCGCACCTGCTGCGGGAGTACGACATCGAGCCGCTGTTCGTTCCGGTCCCCGATATGGGGGCGCCGTCCGTCGCAACAACGCGGGCCCTCTGCGCGCGCATCGAACAGTACCTGCAGTGCGAGACCACGGTCGCGATCCACTGCCGGGCCGGGCTCGGGCGGACCGGGACCCAACTCGCCTGTCAACTGATCTGGGAAGGGTGCTCACCGCTCGCGGCCCTAGAACGGGTCCGTCAGATCGAGCCGCGGTGGGTCCAGTCGGACGCGCAGGTTCAGCACCTCAAGGTGTTCGCCCGAGCCCTCTGGGGAGAGGCGGAACGGCGAACGCGGGACTGA
- a CDS encoding serine/threonine-protein kinase produces MDQEDELLLSILYGCPHICQDDVDRLTELCHAGRSGRGGVAGHLVRSGLTSCDATDLAPARNGQRLQVGEFELRFDEGPGFSARLRDEFFQAAPPPKGLLSVWEEPIPALVFARALLRPDRLQAHVRTTAPAAEHVLSDTTRLARVPAVRGAPAPGGYMGPPKPGQLLGRCHLDQQIGKGGSSVVFLATHQKLHIRVAVKILHREAFETGEQSIDMIRREARLLAQLNHPNVVRVFDVEDEGEYPYIVLEYVEGLSLAQLLNQSGAVSADRVTRIATETVAGLAAAHRLGVIHRDVKPDNVLLTRDGQVKVADLGLGMFLDGRLEPKGQEATIVGTVSYISPEQARCDPDLDHRADIYSLGATLYHALVGAPPFVGSSASAILFQHSTAHPVPPAARRPGIPRALNDIVLRMLAKGPGDRFQTYDELTAALAPLAGPPGAPGLASAPTITGGSPLTDGTIVEPQKTSFLGRLMSGRRKGK; encoded by the coding sequence ATGGATCAGGAAGACGAATTGTTGCTGAGTATTTTGTACGGTTGCCCTCATATTTGCCAGGACGACGTCGACCGCCTGACGGAACTGTGCCACGCGGGCCGGTCCGGCCGGGGGGGGGTCGCGGGCCACCTCGTCCGCTCCGGGCTCACCTCGTGCGACGCGACCGACCTGGCCCCGGCCCGCAACGGCCAGCGGCTCCAGGTCGGGGAGTTCGAACTCCGGTTCGATGAGGGCCCAGGGTTCAGTGCGCGGCTGCGGGACGAGTTCTTTCAGGCCGCCCCACCGCCCAAGGGGCTCCTGTCCGTCTGGGAGGAGCCGATACCCGCTCTCGTTTTCGCGCGCGCGTTGTTGCGCCCGGACCGGCTCCAGGCCCACGTCCGAACAACGGCGCCGGCGGCCGAGCACGTGCTGTCCGACACGACCCGTCTCGCCCGCGTCCCGGCGGTGCGGGGGGCGCCCGCGCCCGGCGGGTACATGGGGCCGCCGAAGCCGGGGCAGCTCCTCGGGCGGTGCCACCTCGACCAGCAGATCGGAAAAGGGGGCTCGAGCGTCGTGTTTCTCGCGACGCACCAGAAGCTGCACATCCGGGTGGCCGTGAAGATCCTCCACCGCGAAGCGTTCGAAACGGGCGAGCAATCGATCGACATGATCCGGCGGGAGGCGCGGCTGCTGGCGCAACTGAACCACCCGAACGTGGTCCGGGTGTTCGACGTCGAGGACGAGGGCGAGTACCCGTACATCGTGCTGGAGTACGTGGAGGGCCTGAGCCTAGCCCAGCTCCTCAACCAGTCGGGGGCCGTCAGCGCCGACCGCGTCACCCGCATCGCGACCGAGACGGTCGCGGGGCTCGCGGCCGCGCACCGGTTGGGCGTGATCCACCGCGACGTGAAGCCGGACAACGTGCTCCTCACCCGGGACGGGCAGGTCAAGGTTGCCGATCTGGGCCTGGGCATGTTCCTGGACGGCCGCCTCGAGCCCAAGGGGCAAGAGGCGACCATCGTCGGGACCGTCTCCTACATCTCGCCCGAGCAGGCCCGGTGCGATCCGGACCTGGACCACCGGGCCGACATCTACTCGCTCGGCGCGACGCTCTACCACGCGCTGGTCGGGGCCCCGCCCTTCGTGGGGTCCTCGGCTTCTGCGATCCTCTTTCAGCACTCCACCGCGCACCCGGTGCCGCCGGCCGCGCGCCGGCCCGGCATCCCGCGGGCGCTGAACGACATCGTCCTCCGGATGCTGGCCAAGGGCCCGGGGGACCGGTTCCAGACGTACGACGAGCTGACCGCCGCGCTGGCCCCTCTGGCCGGTCCGCCCGGCGCGCCGGGCCTCGCCTCGGCCCCGACGATCACCGGCGGCTCCCCCCTGACGGACGGGACCATCGTGGAGCCCCAGAAGACGTCCTTTCTCGGCCGCCTCATGAGCGGCCGCCGAAAGGGCAAATGA
- a CDS encoding AAA family ATPase — translation MATPDPLAGLIKAVQLSPDNLPLRKHLAESFANLGRFAEAEAEYRAVLARDAQEPAARFGLARLYFQQSQTSQAWVVLESLVRDPQAPGEAHVLLAKLLLREGEVERAVARYKLGVETDPAAADPDLATQLGIDQAPDESEVSDGRIAVGGPEGAPDLSGRLEKPRVRFDDVGGMDAIKDEIRLKIIHPLKHPELYQAYGKAVGGGILMYGPPGCGKTHLARATAGEVSASFIAVGIEDVLDMWLGSSEKNLHALFDEARRNRPCVLFFDEVDALAANRSDLRQSAGRMIINQFLSELDGATASNDGVLVLAATNAPWHLDPAFRRPGRFDRILFVPPPDAPARAAILRVLAAGKPQQALDFDQVAKRADQFSGADLKAVVDLAVEAKLREAIASGVPKPLTTKDLLAAAALVKPSTKEWFSTARNYATFANQGGQYDDILKYLRK, via the coding sequence ATGGCAACGCCCGACCCGCTGGCGGGGCTCATCAAGGCCGTCCAGCTCAGCCCCGACAACCTCCCGCTCCGCAAGCACCTCGCCGAATCGTTCGCGAACCTCGGGCGCTTCGCCGAAGCCGAGGCCGAGTACCGCGCCGTTCTCGCCCGGGACGCGCAGGAGCCGGCGGCCCGGTTCGGACTGGCACGACTGTACTTCCAGCAGAGCCAGACCAGTCAGGCGTGGGTCGTGCTCGAGAGCCTCGTCCGCGACCCGCAGGCGCCCGGGGAAGCCCACGTGCTGCTGGCGAAGCTGCTGCTCCGCGAGGGCGAGGTCGAGCGGGCGGTCGCCCGGTACAAACTGGGCGTCGAAACGGACCCCGCGGCCGCCGACCCGGACCTCGCGACGCAGCTCGGTATCGATCAGGCCCCCGACGAGAGCGAGGTCTCGGACGGGCGCATCGCCGTCGGCGGCCCCGAGGGCGCGCCCGACCTGTCCGGGCGGCTGGAGAAGCCCCGGGTCCGGTTCGACGACGTCGGCGGCATGGACGCGATCAAGGACGAGATCCGGCTCAAGATCATCCACCCGCTGAAGCACCCCGAACTCTATCAGGCCTACGGCAAGGCCGTCGGGGGCGGCATCCTGATGTACGGCCCGCCCGGGTGCGGCAAGACCCACCTGGCCCGCGCCACCGCCGGCGAAGTGAGCGCGTCGTTCATCGCCGTCGGGATCGAGGACGTGCTCGACATGTGGCTCGGGTCGAGCGAGAAGAACCTGCACGCGCTGTTCGACGAGGCCCGCCGCAACCGGCCCTGCGTCCTCTTTTTCGACGAGGTGGACGCGCTGGCGGCCAACCGCAGTGACCTGCGCCAGAGCGCCGGCCGGATGATCATCAACCAGTTCCTCTCGGAACTCGACGGGGCGACGGCGTCGAACGACGGCGTGCTGGTCCTCGCGGCCACCAACGCCCCGTGGCACCTCGACCCCGCGTTCCGCCGGCCGGGCCGCTTCGACCGCATCCTCTTCGTCCCGCCGCCGGACGCCCCGGCCCGCGCGGCGATCCTCCGCGTGCTCGCGGCGGGCAAGCCGCAACAGGCGCTCGACTTCGACCAGGTCGCGAAGCGGGCGGACCAGTTCTCCGGCGCGGACCTCAAGGCGGTCGTCGATCTGGCCGTCGAGGCGAAGCTGCGCGAGGCGATCGCGAGCGGGGTCCCCAAACCGCTCACCACGAAGGACCTGTTGGCGGCGGCGGCACTGGTGAAGCCGTCCACGAAGGAGTGGTTCTCGACGGCGCGGAACTACGCGACGTTCGCCAACCAGGGCGGCCAGTACGACGACATCCTGAAATACCTTCGGAAGTGA
- a CDS encoding tetratricopeptide repeat protein, whose product METDRFARARVLMEQKRYDLASNEIAARIGEDPEDPEGYILSALCGYVTDRPGARDAARRAVELAPDAARAHFVVSLTESKRGNFEGAEAAIRRAIELNSWTASYFGQLAAIEIARCHWGAALNAADEGLALDPDDEVCLNHRAVALTKLGRHDEAARTLEGTLEKHPEDAYTHANRGWSLLHENEPRKAVEHFRESLRLDPNSEWAKAGLLEALRARNWFYRRVLQFFLVLSRFPPRVQYGLIIGMVVVVQGLDALGKQVPSAEPVFAALVLGYAAFVAATWFAKHIINVLLLFDRDGRVLLGREQKWVSGTCTALVVVVLALAAAAVFGSDRRSAPAAVFVFLFAVHLASVFQIPAGRFRWMGIGLSAVIFSLFASERLERFELMRQFEPLRARAEAHDARVADFRARKPGLSKDEADETERALRLSFGTIDSEMRRLGSRIEELNAWESVLGFASLGGLLAHSFLAAKARRVRFE is encoded by the coding sequence ATGGAAACGGATCGGTTCGCCCGCGCCCGCGTTCTGATGGAGCAGAAGCGGTACGACCTGGCTTCCAACGAGATCGCGGCCCGGATCGGCGAGGACCCCGAGGACCCCGAGGGCTACATCCTCTCGGCGCTGTGCGGGTACGTCACGGACCGGCCCGGGGCCCGGGACGCGGCCCGGCGGGCCGTCGAACTGGCCCCGGACGCGGCCCGGGCCCATTTCGTCGTCAGCCTGACCGAATCCAAGCGGGGCAACTTCGAGGGCGCCGAAGCGGCCATCCGCCGCGCGATCGAGTTGAACAGCTGGACCGCCAGCTATTTCGGCCAGCTCGCGGCCATCGAAATCGCCCGGTGCCACTGGGGCGCGGCCCTGAACGCGGCGGACGAGGGGCTGGCCCTCGACCCGGACGACGAGGTGTGCCTGAACCACCGGGCCGTCGCGCTGACGAAACTCGGCCGCCACGATGAGGCGGCCCGCACGCTGGAGGGCACGCTCGAGAAGCACCCCGAGGACGCGTACACGCACGCCAACCGCGGCTGGTCGCTGTTGCACGAGAACGAACCGCGTAAGGCCGTCGAACACTTTCGGGAGTCGCTGCGGCTGGACCCGAACTCCGAATGGGCGAAGGCGGGGCTGCTCGAGGCCCTGCGGGCCCGGAACTGGTTCTACCGGCGCGTGCTCCAGTTCTTCCTGGTGCTGTCGCGGTTCCCGCCGCGGGTGCAGTACGGCCTGATCATCGGGATGGTGGTGGTCGTGCAAGGGCTCGACGCGCTCGGCAAGCAGGTCCCGAGCGCGGAACCGGTCTTCGCCGCCCTCGTTCTCGGCTACGCCGCTTTCGTGGCCGCCACGTGGTTCGCGAAACACATCATTAACGTGCTGCTCCTCTTCGACCGCGACGGCCGGGTGCTCCTGGGCCGAGAGCAGAAATGGGTCTCGGGCACCTGCACCGCGCTGGTCGTGGTGGTGCTGGCCCTGGCCGCCGCGGCGGTCTTCGGGTCGGACCGCCGCAGCGCGCCGGCGGCGGTGTTCGTGTTTCTGTTCGCGGTCCACCTGGCATCGGTCTTTCAGATCCCGGCCGGCCGGTTCCGGTGGATGGGGATCGGACTATCGGCCGTCATCTTCAGCCTGTTCGCCTCGGAGCGGCTGGAGCGGTTCGAGTTGATGCGCCAATTCGAACCGCTCCGGGCGCGGGCCGAGGCCCACGACGCGAGGGTCGCCGATTTCCGCGCGCGGAAACCGGGCCTGTCGAAGGACGAGGCCGATGAGACCGAACGGGCGCTGCGGCTGTCGTTTGGCACGATTGACAGCGAGATGCGCCGACTCGGGTCGCGTATCGAGGAGCTGAACGCGTGGGAGTCCGTTCTCGGATTTGCGAGCCTCGGGGGGCTGCTGGCGCACTCGTTCCTGGCCGCCAAGGCGCGGCGCGTGCGGTTCGAATGA